In Saccharomonospora marina XMU15, one genomic interval encodes:
- a CDS encoding GntR family transcriptional regulator, whose translation MTQAATTSGRAVDALRELILKGEFRAGSRLGEVELAARLGVSRTPVREALSRLAAEGLVDLVPNRGARVSSWTVAELEGIFDLRTSLEPRLTALAARKARDTDVDDLADLATAMVEIGSPGPRQDLDTLVPLNREFHQRLATLADHPALASALANAVHVPIVLRNFHTYDDASLRRSLAHHVEIVDAVRAGDPEWAQAVMTAHIRNARAVMVRAAMEQERT comes from the coding sequence GTGACACAAGCAGCGACCACCTCGGGGCGGGCCGTGGACGCCCTGCGGGAACTCATCCTCAAAGGCGAGTTCCGCGCAGGCTCCCGCCTCGGCGAGGTAGAACTGGCGGCCAGGCTCGGGGTGAGTCGCACGCCGGTGCGCGAGGCGCTGAGCAGGCTGGCCGCCGAAGGCCTGGTGGACCTGGTGCCCAACAGGGGCGCACGCGTCAGCAGTTGGACCGTCGCGGAACTGGAGGGCATCTTCGACCTCCGCACCTCGCTGGAGCCAAGACTCACCGCGCTGGCCGCAAGGAAAGCCCGAGACACCGATGTCGACGACCTCGCGGACCTCGCCACGGCGATGGTCGAGATCGGCAGCCCGGGACCGCGGCAGGACCTGGACACGCTGGTGCCGCTCAACCGCGAGTTCCACCAGCGACTGGCCACCCTCGCCGATCACCCGGCGTTGGCGAGCGCACTCGCCAACGCGGTGCACGTACCGATCGTGCTGCGCAACTTCCACACCTACGACGACGCGTCGCTGCGCCGGAGCCTGGCCCACCACGTCGAGATCGTCGACGCCGTCAGGGCGGGCGACCCGGAGTGGGCACAGGCCGTCATGACGGCCCATATCCGCAACGCCCGGGCCGTGATGGTCCGTGCCGCCATGGAGCAGGAGAGGACATGA
- a CDS encoding isocitrate lyase/PEP mutase family protein, with protein sequence MGDLLGGLNRPRARLRELLAVRRPLVAPGAYDALSARLVEQAGFDAVYMTGFGTTASLIGRPDVGLLSSAEMIDNAARIVSAVDVPVIADADTGFGNAINVVRTVRSYEQAGVSAIHLEDQVMPKKCGHMSGKAVISKEEMTGKLRAAVAARHDPDFLIIARTDAAAVHGLDDAIDRARAYADAGADVLFVEAPTSEAGIERVAAELSGVAPLVFNWAEGGRTPPVPAARIAELGFSLVLFPIGTLLAATAGMRALLEVLRIEGTPASALPGLPSFDEFTELVGLGEVRDLERRFS encoded by the coding sequence GTGGGAGATCTGCTTGGTGGCCTTAACCGGCCGAGGGCGCGCCTGCGCGAGCTACTGGCGGTGCGGCGACCGCTTGTGGCCCCGGGGGCCTACGACGCGCTGTCCGCGCGGTTGGTGGAGCAGGCCGGCTTCGATGCCGTCTACATGACCGGGTTCGGCACCACGGCGTCGCTGATCGGCAGGCCGGACGTCGGGCTGCTCTCCTCGGCCGAGATGATCGACAACGCCGCGCGGATCGTGTCCGCCGTGGACGTCCCGGTGATCGCGGACGCGGACACCGGGTTCGGTAACGCGATCAACGTGGTGCGCACGGTGCGGTCCTACGAGCAGGCCGGAGTATCGGCGATCCACCTCGAGGACCAGGTCATGCCGAAGAAGTGCGGGCACATGAGCGGCAAGGCGGTGATCTCCAAGGAGGAGATGACCGGCAAGCTGCGCGCGGCCGTCGCCGCCCGGCACGATCCCGACTTCCTGATCATCGCGAGGACCGACGCCGCAGCGGTGCACGGACTCGACGACGCCATCGACCGTGCCCGGGCCTACGCCGACGCGGGCGCCGATGTGCTGTTCGTGGAGGCACCCACCAGCGAAGCAGGGATCGAGCGGGTCGCGGCCGAGTTGTCCGGGGTGGCGCCGCTGGTGTTCAACTGGGCCGAGGGCGGCCGCACACCACCTGTCCCGGCCGCTCGCATCGCCGAACTGGGGTTCTCGCTGGTGCTGTTCCCCATCGGCACACTGCTCGCGGCCACGGCGGGCATGCGGGCACTGCTTGAGGTGTTACGGATCGAGGGCACCCCCGCTTCCGCACTGCCGGGGCTTCCTTCGTTCGACGAGTTCACCGAACTGGTCGGGCTGGGCGAGGTGCGAGACCTGGAGCGCAGGTTCAGCTAG
- a CDS encoding DUF309 domain-containing protein, whose product MGERDRDEAGRARNARPRDGLGRPLPYGANGVQRQPEGVARSAGETLREGQRLLDEGMPFHAHEVFEDAWKSGPEAEGDLWRGLAQLAVGVTHAARGNPTGAASLLRRGADGIGRYGESAPHGIDITGLCDWARALADSVQTGARPEAASMAPRLLGSKETDRTS is encoded by the coding sequence ATGGGTGAGCGCGACCGCGACGAGGCAGGCCGCGCCCGCAACGCGCGACCACGCGACGGCCTCGGCAGGCCGCTGCCCTACGGCGCCAACGGGGTCCAGCGGCAACCGGAGGGCGTGGCACGTTCCGCGGGCGAAACGTTGCGCGAGGGGCAGCGGCTGCTGGACGAGGGGATGCCGTTTCACGCGCACGAGGTGTTCGAGGACGCGTGGAAGTCCGGCCCCGAGGCCGAAGGCGACCTGTGGCGGGGGTTGGCCCAGCTCGCCGTGGGAGTCACCCACGCCGCGCGGGGAAACCCCACGGGTGCGGCCTCGCTGCTGCGCAGGGGCGCGGACGGGATCGGGCGCTACGGCGAGTCGGCCCCACACGGCATCGACATCACCGGGCTGTGCGACTGGGCGCGTGCGCTGGCCGACAGCGTGCAGACGGGTGCGCGGCCGGAGGCCGCCTCGATGGCACCTCGGCTGCTCGGGTCGAAGGAAACGGACCGGACCAGCTAG
- the ctaD gene encoding aa3-type cytochrome oxidase subunit I: protein MDTQIGLRPTRIQQPAPTPGKRGQGLLNLLRTTDHKLIGKLYLVTSISFFMIGGVMALLIRAELGQPGLHFLSQEQYNQLFTIHGTIMLLLYATPVLFAFANLVLPIQIGSPDVAFPRLNALSYWLFLFGGLMVLSSLLTPGGAADFGWTAYAPLSTTPFSPGIGGNMWIMGLAVSGLGTILGAVNMVTTVVCLRCPGMTMWRMPIFTWNILFTSVLILAVFPILTAALLGLAADRIIGAHVFDPANGGAILWQHLFWFFGHPEVYVVALPFFGIITEIIPVFSRKPLFGYRLMVFATMGITALSLAVWAHHMFATGAVLLPFFAFLTFMIAVPTGIKFFNWIGTMWKGQLTFETPMLWSLGFLVTFLLGGLTGVILAAPPLDWHIHDTYFVVAHFHYVLFGTIVFATFAGIYFWFPKFTGRMLDERLGKLHFWLTFVGFHTTFLVQHWLGNEGMPRRYADYLPSDGFTTLNMVSTVGAFILGLSMLPFLWNVVRSYRFGDPVEVDDPWGYGNSLEWATSSPPPRHNFTELPKIRSERPAFELHYPHMVERMYREGHITFTGKTMPIDEEPQPPEVKASDATKGKRG, encoded by the coding sequence GTGGATACGCAGATCGGTCTTCGTCCGACCAGAATCCAGCAGCCGGCACCCACGCCGGGCAAGCGCGGCCAAGGCCTTCTGAACCTGCTGCGCACCACTGATCACAAGCTGATCGGAAAGCTCTATCTCGTCACCTCGATCAGCTTCTTCATGATCGGTGGCGTGATGGCGTTGCTGATCCGTGCCGAACTCGGCCAGCCCGGCCTGCACTTCCTGTCGCAGGAGCAGTACAACCAGCTGTTCACCATTCACGGCACGATCATGCTGCTGCTGTACGCGACACCGGTGCTTTTCGCCTTCGCCAACCTGGTGTTGCCCATCCAGATCGGCTCCCCCGATGTCGCGTTTCCCCGGTTGAACGCGTTGTCGTACTGGTTGTTCCTGTTCGGCGGGCTGATGGTGCTCAGTTCGCTGCTGACCCCCGGCGGGGCCGCCGATTTCGGCTGGACCGCCTACGCCCCGCTGTCGACGACGCCGTTCTCGCCGGGCATCGGCGGCAACATGTGGATCATGGGGCTGGCCGTGAGTGGTCTCGGCACGATCCTCGGCGCGGTCAACATGGTCACGACGGTCGTCTGCCTGCGCTGCCCCGGCATGACGATGTGGCGGATGCCGATCTTCACCTGGAACATCCTGTTCACCAGCGTGCTGATCCTGGCGGTGTTCCCCATCCTCACCGCCGCCTTGCTCGGCCTCGCCGCCGACCGGATCATCGGCGCGCACGTCTTCGATCCGGCCAACGGTGGCGCCATCCTGTGGCAACATCTGTTCTGGTTCTTCGGCCACCCCGAGGTCTACGTCGTCGCGTTGCCGTTCTTCGGGATCATCACCGAGATCATCCCGGTGTTCTCCCGCAAGCCACTGTTCGGCTACCGGCTCATGGTGTTCGCGACCATGGGCATCACGGCGCTGTCGCTGGCGGTGTGGGCCCACCACATGTTCGCCACCGGTGCGGTGCTGCTGCCGTTCTTCGCGTTCCTGACCTTCATGATCGCCGTACCGACCGGCATCAAGTTCTTCAACTGGATCGGCACCATGTGGAAGGGGCAACTGACCTTCGAGACCCCGATGCTGTGGTCCCTCGGGTTCCTGGTGACGTTCCTGCTCGGTGGTCTCACCGGGGTCATCCTCGCGGCACCGCCGCTGGACTGGCACATCCACGACACCTACTTCGTGGTGGCGCACTTCCACTACGTGCTGTTCGGAACCATCGTGTTCGCCACGTTCGCCGGGATCTACTTCTGGTTCCCCAAGTTCACCGGCAGGATGCTCGACGAACGCCTCGGCAAGCTGCACTTCTGGCTCACCTTCGTCGGCTTCCACACGACGTTTCTGGTGCAGCACTGGCTGGGCAATGAGGGAATGCCTCGGCGCTACGCCGACTACCTGCCCTCCGACGGGTTCACGACCCTGAACATGGTCTCCACGGTCGGGGCGTTCATTCTCGGCCTTTCGATGCTGCCGTTCCTGTGGAACGTGGTGCGCAGCTACCGCTTCGGTGATCCGGTCGAGGTGGATGACCCGTGGGGCTACGGCAACTCGTTGGAGTGGGCCACCAGTTCCCCGCCACCGCGGCACAACTTCACCGAACTGCCGAAGATCCGCTCCGAGCGACCCGCCTTCGAGTTGCACTACCCGCACATGGTGGAGCGCATGTACCGGGAAGGACATATCACCTTCACCGGCAAAACCATGCCGATCGACGAGGAACCGCAGCCACCGGAGGTCAAGGCGTCGGACGCCACCAAAGGCAAGAGGGGTTAG